Genomic segment of Paucidesulfovibrio longus DSM 6739:
ATCGGCACCCTGATCTCCAACGGCCAGATCTACGGGGACGTTTCCGCCTCCATCAAGGCCGTGATGCAGAAGCATTCCATCCTTGACGGCAGCCTGCGCACCCCGGCCCTGGTGGTCGAGGAAGGCGCCACCATCGAGGGCGACGTGGAAATGAGCGACCGCGACCACAGGGGAGCGTTGGTGGTTTCCTCCACCAAGCTTTCCGTCGAGGGCGGAACGGATTCCGGCGTGACGGACTTCGACAAGGTT
This window contains:
- a CDS encoding bactofilin family protein: MGFFKKNLSGAGERSSNDLNAFLGAGTEYSGRLDFVGTVRIDGMFHGEISSDGTLVLGKDAMIKGQIRIGTLISNGQIYGDVSASIKAVMQKHSILDGSLRTPALVVEEGATIEGDVEMSDRDHRGALVVSSTKLSVEGGTDSGVTDFDKVEDAEAVEVG